One window from the genome of Thalassospira xiamenensis M-5 = DSM 17429 encodes:
- a CDS encoding ABC transporter permease: protein MAGFLIKRLLQAIFVVVAVTLIVSFAIRLTGDPALMLSQGAGSITEEDLARIRESLGLNQPFFVQYADFMLGLFSLDFGRSFLGGTQVSTLIGNALPATLMLAFASMFVSIVISIPLGIKAAISRGKWPDQVIRILSLVGLSFPNFWLAIMLVLLLSITFRLLPPSGMTGIENFIMPAITMGVILTATNVRLVRTSMLETLQSQYIMVARAKGLSENVVLYKHALRNCAIPLVTYFGLQFGNLLGGIVVVELVFNWPGMGTLAFEAVGARDYPVLQAVITVLSIMIVGVNLLVDIAYGLIDPRIRTE, encoded by the coding sequence TTGGCTGGTTTTCTGATCAAACGCCTTTTGCAGGCGATTTTCGTGGTCGTCGCGGTGACATTGATTGTCTCGTTTGCCATCCGTTTGACGGGTGACCCGGCGCTGATGCTAAGCCAGGGGGCCGGCAGCATCACCGAGGAAGACCTTGCACGTATTCGTGAATCCCTTGGTTTGAACCAGCCATTTTTTGTTCAGTATGCCGATTTCATGCTGGGGCTTTTCAGCCTTGATTTCGGTAGATCCTTCCTTGGTGGAACGCAGGTTTCCACCCTGATTGGCAATGCATTGCCCGCTACCCTGATGCTGGCGTTTGCATCGATGTTCGTATCCATCGTGATTTCGATCCCTCTGGGGATCAAGGCGGCCATTTCGCGTGGCAAATGGCCCGATCAGGTCATTCGCATCCTGTCGCTGGTCGGGTTGTCATTCCCGAATTTCTGGCTGGCGATCATGCTGGTGCTGTTGCTGTCGATTACTTTCCGGCTTCTGCCGCCAAGTGGCATGACGGGTATTGAGAACTTCATCATGCCAGCCATCACCATGGGGGTGATCCTGACCGCGACCAATGTGCGGCTTGTGCGGACCTCGATGCTGGAAACCCTTCAGTCGCAATACATCATGGTCGCGCGCGCCAAGGGGCTTAGCGAGAATGTCGTGCTGTATAAACACGCGCTTCGCAACTGTGCGATCCCGCTTGTTACCTATTTCGGTTTGCAGTTTGGCAACCTTCTGGGCGGGATTGTTGTCGTTGAGCTGGTGTTTAACTGGCCGGGAATGGGCACGCTGGCCTTTGAGGCCGTTGGTGCACGTGATTATCCGGTTTTACAGGCTGTGATTACGGTTCTGTCGATCATGATTGTCGGGGTGAACCTGCTTGTCGACATTGCCTATGGCCTGATTGATCCACGTATCCGGACGGAGTAA
- a CDS encoding error-prone DNA polymerase — MTDFPLQQSAPAYAELQVSSNFSFLRGASHAEELVLMAATKGLHAIAITDCNTLAGVVRGHTAHQPHRDRLNYIVGCRLDPVDGPSLLCYPTDRMAYARLCRLLTLGKRRAPKGECEIYLADIISHADGLLFIAVPPQVPDDIFRTQLIDLKRHLSGQLWLAIGRFMDGFDSERLAFTEAVEAELAIPAVVTNDVHMHVRSRKPLQDVLTCIRHHCRIEDAGYRLFPNGERHIKSPQDMAKLFPTHPEWLARTIEIADQCRFSLSELRYEYPDENDGSGEGTQERLTRLTWEGAHKRYPDGIPDKVRGLIEAELKLIDELGYAPYFLTVHNIVAFARSQNILCQGRGSAANSSVCFCLHVTSVDPAKVELLFSRFISNARNEPPDIDVDFEHERREEVIQHIYQRYGRERAGLTATVISYRSRSAIRDVGKVFGLPEDTIIKLTKTIWGSGSKGAHDEMMRQSGIHPDEPRLKAVLDLAGELTGFPRHLSQHVGGFVITRGPLCELSPIANAAMEDRTTIEWDKDDIDALGILKVDVLALGMLSCIRKAFDELRNHKNIDHDLATLPKEDGRVYDMLEKADSIGTFQVESRAQMSMLPRLKPRSIYDLTIQVAIVRPGPIQGGMVHPFLQRRMGREKVDYPSKELEAVLKRTCGVPLFQEQAMQIAIVAAGYTGGEADELRRAMATFRRTGTIGAHRDKFINGMQKNGYDIDFAERCFKQIEGFADYGFPESHAASFAILAYASSWLKCHHPDVFLCALLNAQPMGFYAPAQLVADAKNHGVRVLEIDINHSFWDNHLERELGRASGHLSVRLGFRQIKGFGQFDALSLIANRPTGGFQDIFLMARQTGLSPAALEKLAEADAFGSLGLSRREALWAVRRFGKGRKAPAALPLFEAAQNFNHNMGVSAEFGPEAPVNLPIMGPGEEIIEDYASLRLSLKGHPVSMLRDALSAAGVCKSTDLANFKNNERINHAGLAIVRQRPGTSSGVVFITLEDETGITNLVVWSKVMEQFRREVMTATVLGVSGKLQREDGVTHIIADKLVDLSGMLQSLTDNTRIARANNTHPRNLRWATPTAGPSDQTGPAAQNLDQLEQRHGKQQNTSRLKVDSHDFH; from the coding sequence GGGCCTCCCACGCCGAGGAACTGGTTCTTATGGCCGCAACCAAGGGACTGCATGCTATTGCGATAACCGACTGCAACACCTTGGCCGGGGTCGTGCGTGGCCACACCGCACATCAGCCCCACAGGGACCGGCTGAATTATATTGTCGGCTGTCGGCTTGATCCCGTCGATGGTCCGTCGCTGTTATGTTATCCGACGGACCGCATGGCCTATGCCCGGTTATGCCGGTTACTGACCCTTGGTAAACGCCGCGCGCCAAAGGGCGAATGCGAAATTTATCTGGCCGATATCATAAGTCATGCCGACGGATTGCTCTTCATCGCGGTCCCGCCACAAGTCCCCGATGACATCTTTCGCACGCAGCTGATCGACCTTAAACGCCATTTATCGGGCCAGCTTTGGCTTGCCATCGGTCGGTTCATGGACGGGTTTGATAGCGAACGGCTGGCCTTTACCGAGGCGGTCGAGGCAGAACTTGCCATCCCCGCAGTTGTCACCAATGACGTGCACATGCATGTCCGCTCGCGCAAACCGTTGCAGGATGTCCTGACCTGTATTCGCCATCATTGCCGGATCGAGGATGCCGGATATCGGTTGTTTCCCAATGGCGAACGCCATATCAAAAGCCCGCAGGACATGGCGAAACTTTTCCCGACCCATCCCGAATGGCTGGCTCGCACGATTGAAATCGCCGATCAATGTCGGTTTTCCTTATCCGAATTACGCTATGAATATCCCGATGAAAATGACGGATCGGGCGAAGGCACGCAGGAACGCCTGACCCGCCTGACATGGGAAGGCGCGCATAAACGCTATCCCGACGGCATTCCCGACAAGGTCCGGGGATTGATTGAGGCCGAACTCAAACTGATCGACGAACTCGGCTATGCCCCCTATTTCCTGACGGTGCACAACATTGTCGCCTTTGCCAGATCGCAAAACATTCTGTGTCAGGGACGCGGATCGGCCGCCAATTCATCGGTCTGTTTCTGTCTGCATGTCACATCGGTCGACCCGGCCAAGGTGGAACTTCTGTTTTCGCGCTTCATCAGCAACGCGCGGAACGAGCCACCCGACATTGATGTCGATTTCGAACATGAACGCCGCGAAGAGGTGATCCAGCATATCTATCAACGTTATGGCCGGGAACGGGCCGGATTGACGGCAACCGTGATTTCATACCGGTCGCGAAGCGCCATCCGCGATGTCGGCAAGGTGTTCGGCCTGCCCGAAGACACCATTATCAAACTGACCAAAACCATCTGGGGATCGGGCAGCAAGGGCGCGCATGATGAAATGATGCGCCAGTCGGGCATTCATCCAGATGAACCGCGTCTGAAAGCCGTTCTTGATCTGGCAGGCGAACTGACCGGGTTCCCCCGCCATCTGTCCCAGCATGTCGGTGGCTTTGTCATCACTCGTGGCCCATTATGCGAACTGTCCCCGATTGCCAATGCCGCGATGGAGGACCGCACCACCATCGAATGGGACAAGGACGATATCGATGCGCTGGGCATCCTCAAGGTCGATGTGCTTGCCCTTGGAATGCTAAGCTGTATTCGCAAGGCATTCGATGAATTGAGAAACCACAAGAATATCGATCATGATCTGGCAACCCTTCCCAAGGAAGACGGGCGGGTTTACGACATGCTGGAAAAAGCCGACAGCATCGGCACGTTTCAGGTCGAATCTCGCGCGCAAATGAGCATGCTTCCACGATTAAAACCGCGCAGCATCTATGACCTGACCATTCAGGTTGCCATTGTCCGCCCCGGCCCGATCCAGGGCGGCATGGTTCACCCCTTCCTCCAACGGCGCATGGGCCGCGAAAAGGTCGATTACCCGTCAAAGGAACTCGAAGCCGTTTTAAAGCGCACCTGTGGCGTGCCCTTGTTTCAGGAACAGGCCATGCAGATTGCCATCGTGGCTGCCGGCTATACTGGCGGTGAGGCCGATGAATTGCGCCGTGCCATGGCAACCTTTCGCCGCACCGGCACGATTGGCGCGCATCGCGACAAATTCATCAATGGCATGCAAAAAAATGGATATGACATCGACTTTGCCGAACGGTGCTTCAAACAGATCGAAGGCTTCGCCGATTACGGCTTTCCCGAAAGCCACGCGGCCAGTTTTGCCATCCTTGCCTATGCGTCATCATGGCTTAAATGCCATCATCCCGATGTGTTTTTATGCGCGCTTCTGAACGCGCAACCGATGGGGTTTTATGCCCCGGCGCAACTGGTTGCGGATGCCAAAAATCATGGTGTCCGGGTGCTTGAAATCGATATCAATCACAGTTTCTGGGACAATCATCTGGAACGGGAACTGGGCCGCGCCAGCGGTCATCTTTCCGTCCGGCTGGGCTTCCGCCAGATCAAGGGGTTCGGGCAGTTCGATGCCCTGTCCCTGATCGCAAACCGCCCGACCGGCGGATTTCAGGATATCTTTCTGATGGCGCGCCAGACCGGGCTGTCACCCGCCGCCCTTGAAAAACTGGCCGAAGCCGATGCGTTTGGCTCCCTTGGCCTGTCCCGGCGCGAAGCGTTATGGGCCGTCCGCCGGTTTGGCAAGGGGCGCAAGGCCCCGGCGGCCCTTCCCCTGTTTGAAGCCGCCCAGAATTTCAACCACAATATGGGCGTTTCCGCCGAATTCGGGCCCGAAGCCCCGGTCAACTTGCCAATCATGGGACCGGGCGAAGAAATCATCGAAGATTACGCCAGCCTGCGACTATCGCTTAAGGGGCACCCTGTATCGATGCTGCGCGATGCCCTGTCCGCAGCCGGGGTGTGCAAATCGACCGATCTGGCCAATTTCAAGAATAACGAACGGATCAACCATGCCGGTCTTGCCATTGTTCGCCAGCGCCCCGGCACCTCGTCCGGCGTGGTTTTCATAACGCTTGAGGATGAAACAGGCATCACCAATCTGGTCGTCTGGAGCAAGGTGATGGAACAGTTCCGCCGCGAGGTCATGACCGCAACCGTCCTTGGCGTATCAGGCAAGCTTCAGCGCGAAGACGGTGTCACCCACATCATTGCCGATAAACTGGTTGACCTGTCAGGGATGCTGCAAAGCCTGACGGATAACACCCGCATTGCGCGCGCCAATAACACCCATCCCCGCAATCTGCGCTGGGCCACGCCCACCGCAGGACCATCCGATCAGACCGGCCCCGCGGCCCAGAACCTTGATCAGCTTGAACAACGCCACGGCAAACAGCAAAACACATCACGCCTTAAGGTCGACAGCCACGATTTCCACTAA
- a CDS encoding M14 family metallopeptidase — translation MTQIFATTFAPTLPNLIDEIVKTARPEQLIEAWLFNDAQTRAAAEAKLVQQGIKARIRSAYKPLLHFFLEDIDLAKSGIANITVRYPRHQNAADNRFLLETYPLAALVTPALITFEASDRCDCTYDVILRGSDGVETRHEVFAPNRVHQDVVDETHLSPTGWVRIIDADGQIVRDERTETEYEALFAQTMAAIADYDWGDQEPYFEELNISVDLPGHDQKIAHGHEVLSLHEALHEDFYFSLLEYFQVKSGRPLGDRGLQPGQIVPEIRQVSGDGDARVTVELRPLSKDETAGEMQQIDHATRPLTVAQIRAELDGISGEEFHATSRSGRVLNARYHKGTDLPVMISGGQHPNEISGVAGALRGALELAKRDGAHFTISPLENPDGYALHQRLIVDNPFHMHHAARYTALGDDMEYRSGDGLYEKEIRVRARAISGASLHVNLHGYPCHEWTRPLSGYVPRGFGMWTLPKGFFLIMRHHDEWSERAENFVDQVTRKLAAIPGLLAFNAAQIDLYRIHAGETGFRIINGFPCMISIDDRHDVPLTLITEYPDETIYGDAFIAAHTAQMATVVAAYDAWQNLDKD, via the coding sequence ATGACACAGATTTTCGCCACCACCTTTGCGCCGACCCTCCCAAACCTGATTGATGAAATCGTCAAGACCGCCCGCCCCGAGCAGCTTATTGAGGCATGGTTGTTTAACGATGCCCAAACCCGTGCCGCGGCCGAGGCAAAGTTGGTCCAGCAGGGGATCAAGGCCCGCATTCGCAGTGCCTATAAGCCGCTTTTGCATTTCTTCCTTGAAGATATTGATCTGGCAAAATCAGGCATTGCCAATATCACGGTGCGTTATCCGCGCCATCAAAATGCGGCGGATAATCGCTTCCTGCTTGAAACCTATCCCTTGGCGGCCCTGGTTACGCCAGCCTTGATCACGTTTGAAGCATCGGATCGTTGCGATTGTACCTATGATGTGATCCTGCGCGGATCAGATGGGGTTGAAACCCGTCACGAAGTTTTTGCGCCAAACCGGGTGCATCAGGATGTGGTTGATGAAACCCACCTGTCGCCGACCGGCTGGGTGCGGATTATCGATGCCGATGGTCAGATTGTCCGCGATGAACGGACTGAAACCGAATATGAGGCGCTTTTTGCCCAAACCATGGCGGCCATTGCCGATTATGACTGGGGCGATCAGGAACCTTATTTCGAAGAACTGAATATCTCGGTTGATCTGCCGGGGCATGATCAGAAGATCGCCCATGGTCACGAGGTTCTGAGCCTGCATGAAGCCCTGCACGAGGATTTCTATTTCTCGCTGCTGGAATATTTTCAGGTCAAATCGGGCCGCCCGCTGGGTGATCGCGGATTGCAGCCGGGGCAGATCGTCCCGGAAATCCGTCAGGTATCCGGTGATGGTGACGCCCGGGTCACGGTTGAGTTACGCCCCCTGTCAAAAGACGAGACAGCGGGTGAGATGCAACAGATTGATCACGCCACCCGCCCATTGACGGTTGCGCAAATCCGCGCAGAGCTTGACGGGATCAGCGGCGAAGAATTCCATGCGACGTCGCGGTCCGGGCGTGTTTTGAATGCGCGCTATCACAAGGGGACGGATTTGCCGGTCATGATCAGTGGCGGGCAGCATCCCAACGAGATTTCCGGTGTTGCGGGCGCGCTTCGCGGGGCGTTGGAGCTGGCGAAACGTGATGGGGCACATTTCACGATTTCACCGCTGGAAAATCCGGATGGTTATGCCCTTCATCAGCGCCTGATTGTTGATAACCCGTTCCATATGCATCACGCGGCGCGCTATACAGCGCTTGGCGATGACATGGAATATCGCAGCGGTGATGGCCTTTATGAAAAGGAAATCCGGGTACGGGCGCGTGCCATCAGCGGGGCAAGCCTGCATGTCAATCTGCATGGCTATCCCTGCCATGAATGGACCCGGCCGCTTTCGGGATATGTTCCGCGCGGGTTTGGCATGTGGACCCTGCCAAAGGGGTTCTTCCTGATCATGCGTCATCATGATGAATGGTCGGAACGGGCGGAAAACTTTGTCGATCAGGTCACCCGAAAACTTGCCGCCATTCCGGGGCTTCTGGCATTCAATGCGGCACAGATCGATCTTTATCGCATTCATGCCGGTGAAACCGGTTTTCGGATCATCAATGGTTTCCCGTGTATGATTTCCATTGATGATCGTCATGACGTGCCGCTGACCCTGATTACCGAATATCCCGATGAAACGATCTATGGCGATGCCTTCATCGCGGCCCATACCGCGCAGATGGCAACGGTTGTTGCCGCCTATGATGCGTGGCAGAACCTTGATAAAGATTGA
- a CDS encoding ABC transporter substrate-binding protein, producing the protein MTKKQGMRSALMALAFAGGLMATAPAYAEGTLTISSPQDPGSWDPVDTFLVNWSSVATNIYDGLTYRGPDAKLVPGLASSWEEFDGGTRIRFHLREGVTFQNGEPFNAEAVKFTFDRLMGDEGKKGPQRSNYAAIKSVEVIDENTVDMHLTQPDPVLLTKLAGYGAMIVPPKYIAEKGEDYFNAHPIGTGPFKMVSYEPKVGLTLEAYADHWGGAPKLSTIKYRFISEPSTAVAELQAGNVDLVIPPTIPIGMIPTIQEDENIDIVTTVSPTVYALRFNTGNGITADEKVRKAMIYGVDRQAIIDSILGGQAAPIASFQGELSFGNDPSMKPLPYDPAKAQALLKEAGVAPGTKIQIDIRGNDATFNEVAQAVASYLQVIGLNATIKPYETNVLLNDIIPAGKTGAMFQQSWGGWTLDYDNTAYFMYHTGEKWNPYDSDPELDKLLESQRAITDRAKREEILQSIAHYTADRALEMPLYNLNAIFGVSKRVKNFTPVPDSRLRLTEVTVD; encoded by the coding sequence ATGACGAAAAAACAGGGAATGCGCAGTGCGCTGATGGCTCTTGCCTTTGCGGGCGGTCTGATGGCAACTGCGCCGGCATATGCCGAAGGCACCTTGACCATTTCATCACCACAGGACCCCGGTAGCTGGGACCCGGTCGATACGTTTCTGGTCAACTGGTCGTCGGTTGCGACCAATATTTATGACGGTCTGACCTATCGCGGACCGGATGCCAAACTGGTTCCGGGGCTTGCGTCATCATGGGAAGAATTTGATGGCGGCACGCGCATCCGTTTCCATCTGCGTGAAGGCGTGACCTTCCAGAATGGCGAACCGTTCAATGCCGAAGCGGTCAAATTCACCTTTGATCGCCTGATGGGTGATGAAGGCAAAAAAGGGCCACAGCGGTCAAACTATGCTGCGATCAAATCGGTCGAAGTTATTGACGAAAACACCGTCGACATGCATCTGACCCAGCCGGATCCGGTGCTTCTGACCAAGCTTGCCGGTTATGGTGCGATGATTGTTCCGCCGAAATATATCGCGGAAAAAGGCGAAGATTATTTCAACGCCCATCCGATCGGCACCGGTCCGTTCAAAATGGTTTCCTATGAGCCGAAAGTTGGTCTGACACTTGAAGCCTATGCTGATCATTGGGGCGGTGCGCCGAAACTTTCAACCATCAAGTATCGCTTCATCAGTGAACCGTCGACCGCGGTTGCGGAACTTCAGGCCGGGAACGTTGACCTTGTCATTCCGCCGACCATTCCGATTGGCATGATCCCGACCATTCAGGAAGACGAAAATATCGATATCGTCACCACCGTAAGCCCTACGGTTTATGCGCTTCGCTTTAATACCGGCAATGGCATCACGGCGGATGAAAAAGTCCGTAAGGCGATGATTTACGGTGTGGATCGTCAGGCGATCATTGACTCGATCCTTGGTGGTCAGGCAGCGCCGATTGCAAGTTTCCAGGGTGAATTGTCGTTTGGTAACGATCCGTCGATGAAACCGTTGCCGTATGATCCGGCCAAGGCACAGGCGCTTCTGAAAGAAGCCGGTGTTGCACCGGGTACGAAAATCCAGATCGACATTCGCGGCAATGACGCAACCTTTAACGAAGTTGCCCAGGCCGTTGCCAGCTACCTTCAGGTGATTGGCCTGAACGCTACGATCAAGCCTTATGAAACCAACGTTCTGCTTAATGACATCATTCCGGCGGGTAAAACCGGTGCGATGTTCCAGCAGTCGTGGGGCGGCTGGACGCTTGATTATGATAACACCGCTTACTTCATGTATCACACGGGCGAAAAGTGGAACCCGTATGACAGCGATCCGGAACTCGACAAGCTGCTGGAATCCCAGCGTGCGATTACCGACCGTGCCAAACGTGAAGAAATCCTGCAGTCGATTGCGCATTACACCGCTGATCGCGCGCTGGAAATGCCGCTTTATAACCTCAATGCGATCTTTGGGGTTTCCAAGCGCGTCAAGAATTTCACCCCGGTTCCCGACAGCCGTCTGCGCCTGACGGAAGTGACTGTCGACTGA
- a CDS encoding ABC transporter permease: MATTATKARFARFKNLEFVLGAVLTGGICFLVVFSDLLFPGGADKIDLSARLIAPFTNADHIFGTDPLGRDVLARVVSGGKISLQVGLLSVAGAVVIGVIMGLISGYYRGFWDMIVMRFADVQLALPFILLAITFIAIIGGGLTNMIILLIIAQWVQYARLVRGSVLSLRDREFIQSAKAIGVRDIHILFRHLLPNLIGPVIVLMTLNVATNILLESSLTFLGLGVDPLIPSWGGMLADGRTYLQNAWWVSVFPGLAILLTVLGLNLLGDWLRDSLDPTGRTSK, from the coding sequence ATGGCGACCACTGCAACCAAGGCGCGGTTTGCGCGTTTTAAAAATCTTGAATTCGTTCTGGGTGCTGTTCTGACCGGTGGCATCTGTTTTCTGGTCGTGTTTTCCGATCTGCTGTTTCCCGGCGGCGCGGACAAGATTGATCTTTCGGCCCGCCTGATCGCGCCGTTTACCAATGCCGATCATATTTTTGGCACCGATCCGCTCGGGCGTGATGTGTTGGCACGTGTGGTTTCAGGCGGCAAAATATCGCTTCAGGTTGGGTTGCTTTCCGTTGCCGGTGCCGTCGTCATTGGTGTGATCATGGGCCTGATATCGGGATATTATCGCGGTTTCTGGGACATGATCGTGATGCGCTTTGCCGATGTGCAGCTTGCATTGCCGTTCATTTTGCTGGCGATCACCTTTATCGCGATTATCGGCGGTGGACTGACCAACATGATCATTCTGCTGATCATTGCGCAATGGGTGCAATATGCCCGTCTGGTGCGGGGATCGGTTCTGTCGCTAAGGGATCGGGAATTCATCCAGTCGGCCAAGGCGATTGGCGTGCGCGATATTCATATCCTGTTCCGTCACCTTCTGCCCAACCTGATCGGGCCGGTGATTGTTCTGATGACGCTTAATGTTGCGACCAACATCCTGCTTGAAAGCAGCCTGACCTTCCTTGGGCTGGGGGTTGACCCCCTGATCCCAAGCTGGGGCGGGATGCTCGCGGATGGGCGGACCTATTTGCAGAATGCCTGGTGGGTATCGGTTTTCCCCGGGCTTGCCATTCTTCTGACCGTGCTTGGCCTGAACCTTCTGGGCGACTGGCTGCGCGATAGCCTTGACCCCACAGGCAGGACGTCCAAATGA